The Saccharopolyspora gloriosae genome has a segment encoding these proteins:
- a CDS encoding alpha/beta hydrolase, which translates to MVSARRFWRAVLSGTAALTVGALTAGCVASSEPGNGTLIGAAAADLGATRAIPDQVYAQRPSGPLSLDLFLPAGDGPHPLVIYAHGGGWDAGDRAIDGRLAAGGAAESLAAERMLSKGFAVATVDYRLSDLVPAPGQVEDVAEAVRWLQRHAGGWRLDSERVVLWGASAGGLLVSQLGAVTDDPAEPGGGLTGIRGVVNWFGPTDLTVEAELANPQLSDYSRRTVRKYLGCMPSECPRHADAASPIRNLSGAEPPFLMQHGTKDSLVPIKQSLDFADELRELGVEVALHPYDDFDHGFTPGRASR; encoded by the coding sequence ATGGTCTCGGCGCGGCGGTTCTGGCGAGCGGTGCTCTCAGGAACGGCGGCGCTGACCGTCGGCGCGCTCACCGCGGGATGCGTCGCCTCGTCCGAACCGGGGAACGGGACGCTGATCGGCGCGGCCGCCGCCGACCTGGGGGCGACTCGGGCGATCCCCGATCAGGTGTACGCGCAGCGTCCGAGCGGCCCGCTCTCGCTCGACCTGTTCCTGCCTGCGGGCGACGGGCCGCACCCCCTCGTCATCTACGCGCACGGCGGCGGCTGGGACGCGGGTGATCGGGCGATCGACGGGCGCCTCGCCGCCGGCGGAGCCGCCGAGTCGCTGGCGGCCGAACGGATGCTGAGCAAGGGCTTCGCGGTGGCCACGGTGGACTATCGGCTCAGCGATCTGGTTCCCGCTCCGGGGCAGGTCGAGGACGTCGCGGAGGCGGTCCGCTGGTTGCAGCGCCACGCCGGGGGCTGGCGGCTCGACTCGGAGCGCGTGGTGCTGTGGGGCGCTTCGGCGGGTGGGCTGCTGGTCTCGCAGCTCGGCGCGGTCACCGACGATCCGGCCGAACCCGGCGGCGGGCTCACCGGAATCCGTGGTGTCGTCAACTGGTTCGGGCCGACCGACCTGACCGTCGAAGCGGAGCTCGCGAACCCGCAGCTGTCCGACTACTCCCGCCGCACGGTGCGGAAGTACCTGGGCTGCATGCCCAGCGAATGCCCGCGGCACGCCGACGCGGCCAGCCCGATCCGCAACCTCTCCGGCGCCGAACCGCCGTTCCTGATGCAGCACGGCACGAAGGACTCGCTGGTGCCGATCAAGCAGAGCCTGGACTTCGCGGACGAGCTGCGCGAGCTCGGGGTGGAAGTCGCGCTGCACCCCTACGACGACTTCGACCACGGCTTCACCCCGGGCCGAGCGTCCCGCTGA
- a CDS encoding FGGY-family carbohydrate kinase, protein MSEGLLIGVDIGTSSSKGVLVTTDGRIVARATRPHETSYPHPGWVEHDAESVWWNDFVGIVRELVPAAEGRSIEGLGVSGIGPVLLPADGDGNPLRPAILYGVDTRATTEIAELTEEFGADEILRRGGSALTSQAVGPKIRWLAKNEPEVYARTEKLLMCSSYLVHRLTGRYVLDHHSASQCDPLYDLQARDWSKEWAQRVAPDLPLPELAWPTEIVGKVGPQAAAETGLPEGLPVTTGTIDAWAEATSAGVREPGDVMLMYGTTMFFVQVLTDPRPHSALWGTCGVFPGTYTLAAGMATSGAVTDWIRRLVDGDFAELVEQASGAPAGSRGLLLLPYFAGERTPIFDPDARGALLGLTTSHGRAEVYRAALEGIGYGVRHNLEAMSSAGGRAGRLVAVGGGTQGGLWTQIVSDISGQEQQVPSETVGAAFGDALMAGVATGTAVNERDWNPVSRTVVPDPARTERYDAFYQRYLELYTATADIQHFLAAQQHAADS, encoded by the coding sequence ATGTCTGAGGGCTTGCTGATCGGAGTCGACATCGGAACGTCGAGCTCCAAAGGTGTGCTGGTCACCACCGACGGGCGGATCGTCGCCCGGGCGACCCGGCCGCACGAGACCTCCTACCCGCATCCGGGCTGGGTCGAGCACGACGCGGAATCCGTGTGGTGGAACGACTTCGTCGGCATCGTGCGAGAACTCGTGCCCGCCGCCGAAGGCCGCAGCATCGAAGGGCTCGGCGTCAGCGGCATCGGCCCCGTGCTGCTGCCCGCCGACGGGGACGGCAACCCGCTGCGGCCCGCGATCCTCTACGGCGTCGACACCCGCGCCACCACCGAAATCGCCGAGCTCACCGAGGAATTCGGTGCCGACGAGATCCTGCGCCGCGGTGGCTCCGCGCTGACCAGCCAGGCCGTGGGGCCGAAGATCCGGTGGCTCGCCAAGAACGAACCCGAGGTGTACGCGCGCACCGAGAAGCTGCTCATGTGCAGCTCCTACCTGGTGCACCGGCTGACCGGGCGCTACGTGCTCGACCACCACTCGGCGAGCCAGTGCGACCCGCTCTACGACCTGCAGGCGCGGGACTGGTCGAAGGAGTGGGCGCAGCGCGTCGCCCCCGACCTGCCGCTACCCGAACTGGCCTGGCCCACCGAGATCGTCGGAAAGGTCGGCCCGCAAGCCGCCGCCGAAACCGGGCTGCCCGAAGGACTCCCCGTCACCACCGGAACCATCGACGCCTGGGCCGAAGCCACCAGTGCGGGCGTGCGCGAACCCGGCGACGTGATGCTGATGTACGGCACCACGATGTTCTTCGTGCAGGTGCTCACCGACCCGCGGCCGCACTCCGCGCTGTGGGGGACCTGCGGAGTCTTTCCCGGCACGTACACGCTCGCCGCGGGCATGGCGACCTCCGGTGCGGTGACCGACTGGATCCGGCGGCTCGTCGACGGCGACTTCGCCGAACTCGTCGAGCAGGCCTCCGGTGCGCCCGCCGGGAGCCGCGGGTTGCTGCTGCTGCCGTACTTCGCGGGGGAGCGGACGCCGATCTTCGACCCCGACGCCCGCGGTGCGCTGCTCGGGCTCACCACCAGCCACGGGCGGGCCGAGGTGTATCGGGCCGCGCTGGAAGGCATCGGCTACGGGGTGCGGCACAACCTGGAGGCGATGAGCTCCGCCGGTGGCCGCGCCGGGCGGCTCGTCGCCGTCGGCGGCGGCACCCAAGGCGGGCTGTGGACGCAGATCGTCTCCGACATTTCCGGGCAGGAGCAGCAGGTTCCGAGCGAGACCGTCGGAGCCGCCTTCGGCGACGCGCTGATGGCGGGCGTCGCCACCGGCACCGCCGTGAACGAGCGCGACTGGAACCCCGTCTCGCGCACCGTCGTCCCCGACCCGGCGCGCACCGAGCGCTACGACGCCTTCTACCAGCGCTACCTGGAGCTCTACACCGCCACCGCCGACATCCAGCACTTCCTCGCGGCCCAACAGCACGCCGCCGACTCCTGA
- a CDS encoding AAA family ATPase — MRLHQLTISAFGPYRDRAEVDFDALGTDGLFLLHGDTGAGKTSLLDAICFALYGAVPGAREQVKQLRCDTAADDVATSVELELTVQGHRLRIVRSPKYDQRKKRGEGITTRNAKASLTWVSEAPEGAPSEGSARIDEVNRTVQRLLGMSVDQFTKVVLLPQGEFANFLRAETTEREKLLEKLFGTQRFADVEQWFVDHRRERGRAVEAHTQRVRELVARVAQVVGQDPEEGADERFWLEGWEKHLAAELDETRRALAELGERREAADKELTARRELAEKVRRVRNAHADLAELDEQRRDHEQWRVELDAAQRVLPVLTVRRALTEAETELDRAEREAGHAATDCPGVDTDASLDELRSLTGTHRERAGALAELLPEARQQETDHARITELTRGIDADERTSADLAERQAALPERISTVRARLDEAKQAETRREQADAKVAELAELLRTARAVPTARQEHDQAAAAAQRAVDVHQQARETLLDLRDRRLAGMAAELAAGLTAGAACPVCGSAEHPEPRAAVDDSVTADDEERAQHAEQQAQTRREAAAAKETEARRHLDLLLERIGDRSTDDLAADTAAATEQRDAVRALAEQVRDRTEELAELESSAQRLTEQRGELDQRIAAARTERTGLQSTVDSRAARLDAARGEHSGIAEHRAHLLDRVARLDRLITARGTRDEAEKRLAKQRAALRAAAVEAGFDGTDDALAAERDETRRAELTDALTRAEQRRATARSTLGSEELFGIDADTEIGLEAAAEAATTAREAAERATATAQRAEQREQDVRLLATRLRAAWDELGPALAEHAELEALADVVNGRGQNARKMSLRSYVLAARLEEVAITATRRLQRMSDGRYSFVHSDAAGARGTRGGLGLDVLDDYSGHTRSTKTLSGGESFMASLSLALGLADVVAGETGGALLDTLFIDEGFGSLDANTLDLVMDTLDELRAGGRVIGLVSHVDEMRQRIGVRLRIRKSRDRGSTIELDT; from the coding sequence ATGAGACTGCACCAGCTGACGATCAGCGCGTTCGGCCCGTACCGGGACCGCGCCGAAGTGGACTTCGACGCGCTCGGCACCGACGGCCTGTTCCTGCTGCACGGCGACACCGGCGCGGGCAAGACCAGCCTGCTCGACGCGATCTGCTTCGCGCTCTACGGCGCCGTGCCCGGCGCGCGGGAGCAGGTCAAACAGCTGCGCTGCGACACCGCCGCCGACGACGTGGCCACTTCGGTCGAGCTGGAACTCACCGTGCAGGGCCACCGGCTGCGCATCGTCCGCAGCCCCAAGTACGACCAGCGAAAGAAGCGCGGCGAAGGCATCACCACCCGCAACGCGAAAGCCTCCCTGACCTGGGTGAGCGAAGCCCCCGAGGGCGCACCGTCGGAAGGTTCCGCCCGCATCGACGAGGTCAACCGCACGGTGCAGCGGCTGCTCGGGATGAGCGTCGACCAGTTCACGAAGGTCGTGCTGCTGCCGCAGGGCGAGTTCGCGAACTTCCTGCGCGCGGAGACCACCGAACGCGAGAAGCTGCTGGAGAAGCTGTTCGGCACCCAGCGGTTCGCCGACGTCGAGCAGTGGTTCGTCGACCACCGCCGGGAGCGCGGCCGCGCCGTGGAGGCGCACACCCAGCGGGTCCGGGAGCTCGTCGCTCGTGTCGCCCAGGTCGTCGGACAGGACCCGGAGGAGGGTGCCGACGAGCGATTCTGGCTGGAGGGCTGGGAAAAGCACCTCGCCGCCGAACTCGACGAGACCCGCCGCGCCCTCGCCGAACTCGGCGAACGCCGCGAAGCCGCGGACAAGGAACTGACCGCGCGCCGCGAGCTCGCCGAGAAGGTCCGCCGAGTCCGCAACGCCCACGCCGACCTCGCCGAACTCGACGAGCAGCGCCGCGACCACGAGCAGTGGCGTGTCGAACTGGACGCGGCGCAACGCGTGCTGCCGGTGCTCACCGTCCGCCGCGCGCTGACCGAGGCCGAGACCGAGCTGGACCGCGCGGAACGCGAAGCGGGACACGCTGCGACGGACTGCCCCGGCGTGGACACCGACGCCTCGCTCGATGAACTGCGCTCGCTGACGGGCACCCACCGGGAACGTGCCGGTGCGCTCGCCGAGCTGCTTCCCGAAGCGCGGCAACAGGAAACCGACCACGCCCGGATCACCGAGCTCACCCGCGGCATCGACGCCGACGAGCGGACGAGCGCCGACCTGGCCGAACGCCAAGCCGCGCTGCCGGAACGCATCAGCACCGTCCGCGCCCGGCTCGACGAGGCCAAGCAGGCCGAGACCCGCCGCGAGCAGGCCGACGCGAAAGTCGCGGAACTCGCCGAACTCCTGCGCACCGCGCGCGCCGTGCCCACGGCGCGGCAGGAGCACGACCAGGCCGCCGCGGCCGCGCAGCGGGCCGTGGACGTGCACCAGCAGGCCCGCGAAACCCTGCTGGACCTGCGTGATCGCAGGCTCGCGGGCATGGCCGCCGAACTCGCCGCGGGCCTCACCGCCGGGGCCGCCTGCCCCGTGTGCGGTTCAGCGGAGCACCCAGAGCCGCGCGCGGCGGTGGACGATTCGGTCACCGCCGACGACGAAGAACGCGCCCAGCACGCCGAACAGCAGGCGCAGACCCGCCGCGAAGCGGCCGCCGCGAAGGAAACCGAAGCGCGCAGGCACCTGGACCTGCTGCTGGAACGGATCGGCGACCGCAGCACCGACGACCTCGCGGCCGACACGGCCGCCGCCACCGAGCAGCGCGACGCGGTGCGCGCCCTCGCCGAGCAGGTCCGCGACCGCACCGAGGAGCTCGCCGAGCTGGAGTCCTCCGCGCAGCGGCTCACCGAACAGCGCGGTGAACTCGATCAGCGGATCGCCGCCGCCCGCACCGAACGCACCGGCCTTCAGTCCACAGTGGACAGTCGTGCCGCGCGGCTGGACGCGGCCCGCGGGGAACACTCCGGCATCGCCGAGCACCGCGCGCACCTGCTCGACCGGGTCGCGCGACTCGACCGCCTGATCACCGCCCGCGGCACCCGCGACGAAGCGGAGAAACGCCTGGCCAAGCAGCGTGCCGCGCTGCGTGCGGCGGCCGTCGAAGCGGGCTTCGACGGCACCGACGACGCACTCGCCGCCGAACGCGACGAAACCCGGCGCGCGGAACTCACCGACGCCCTCACCCGAGCCGAACAACGCCGGGCCACCGCGCGATCCACGCTCGGCAGCGAAGAACTGTTCGGCATCGACGCCGACACCGAGATCGGCCTGGAAGCCGCCGCCGAAGCCGCTACGACCGCCCGCGAAGCCGCCGAACGCGCCACCGCCACCGCGCAACGCGCGGAGCAGCGCGAACAGGACGTGCGGCTGCTCGCGACCCGGCTCCGCGCGGCCTGGGACGAACTGGGTCCGGCGCTCGCCGAACACGCCGAGCTGGAGGCGCTCGCCGACGTCGTCAACGGGCGCGGCCAGAACGCCCGCAAGATGTCGCTGCGTTCCTACGTGCTGGCCGCCCGGCTGGAGGAGGTGGCGATCACCGCGACCCGCCGGTTGCAGCGGATGAGCGACGGCCGCTACTCGTTCGTGCACTCCGACGCCGCAGGCGCCCGCGGCACCCGTGGCGGCCTCGGACTGGACGTGCTCGACGACTACTCCGGCCACACCCGCTCGACGAAGACGCTCTCCGGCGGTGAGTCGTTCATGGCCTCGTTGTCGCTGGCGCTGGGGCTCGCCGACGTCGTCGCAGGAGAGACCGGTGGCGCGCTGCTGGACACCCTGTTCATCGACGAAGGTTTCGGCTCGCTCGACGCGAACACCCTGGACCTGGTGATGGACACCCTCGACGAACTCCGCGCAGGAGGACGGGTCATCGGTCTCGTCTCGCACGTCGACGAGATGCGCCAGCGCATCGGAGTGCGGCTGCGCATCCGCAAGTCCCGCGATCGCGGCTCCACCATCGAACTGGACACTTGA
- a CDS encoding exonuclease SbcCD subunit D C-terminal domain-containing protein yields the protein MRVLHTSDWHVGRTFHGRDLLTEQEAVLSGLADVISDEHVDVVVVSGDLYDRAVPSSEAVETCVRVLGRLRAAGAQLVVTPGNHDSAARVGAFGEFAAAGGLHLRTRISELHEPVLLDDEHGPVAFYGIPYLEPDPARQVLDSTTGAPGAGAVEKRGHEGVLTEAMNRIRADLAARTDATRSVVLAHAFVTGGDTSDSERTIAVGGVDHVPGAVFDGVDYVALGHLHGPQRLAEHLRYSGSPVAYSFSEAAQRKSVWLVDLDATGLSEVRRHELPVPRELATVRGELEALLSEPEYAAYEDCFLSATLTDEVRPVDAMRALQERFPHAVHLEWQPAGGRATAELRYSEAVRGRDDPAVAEGFVADCRGSEPTDGERALLAEALHAVQIAEVRE from the coding sequence ATGCGGGTGCTGCACACCTCCGACTGGCACGTGGGGCGGACGTTCCACGGCCGTGACCTGCTCACCGAGCAGGAAGCGGTGTTGTCCGGGCTGGCCGACGTGATCTCCGACGAGCACGTCGACGTCGTCGTCGTGTCCGGTGACCTCTACGACCGCGCGGTGCCGTCGAGCGAGGCCGTGGAGACCTGCGTGCGCGTGCTCGGCCGGTTGCGGGCGGCGGGCGCGCAGCTGGTGGTGACACCGGGAAACCACGACTCCGCGGCGCGCGTTGGAGCGTTCGGCGAGTTCGCCGCCGCGGGCGGCCTGCACCTGCGCACCCGCATCTCCGAACTGCACGAGCCGGTGCTGCTCGACGACGAGCACGGGCCGGTCGCCTTCTACGGAATCCCTTACCTGGAACCGGATCCGGCCCGGCAGGTCCTCGACTCCACCACCGGCGCGCCGGGCGCGGGCGCGGTCGAGAAGCGCGGACACGAAGGCGTGCTCACCGAGGCGATGAACCGCATCCGCGCCGATCTGGCGGCCCGCACCGACGCGACCCGATCCGTGGTGCTCGCGCACGCCTTTGTCACCGGCGGCGACACCAGCGACTCCGAACGCACCATCGCCGTCGGCGGCGTGGACCACGTCCCCGGCGCCGTGTTCGACGGGGTGGACTACGTCGCGCTCGGACACCTGCACGGGCCGCAACGGCTCGCCGAGCACCTGCGCTACTCCGGTAGCCCGGTGGCCTACTCGTTCTCCGAGGCGGCGCAACGGAAATCCGTCTGGCTGGTGGACCTCGACGCCACCGGCTTGAGCGAGGTGCGCCGCCACGAGCTGCCCGTGCCGCGCGAACTCGCGACCGTGCGCGGCGAACTGGAAGCGCTGCTGAGCGAACCCGAATACGCGGCCTACGAAGACTGCTTCCTGTCCGCGACCCTCACCGACGAGGTCCGTCCGGTGGACGCGATGCGCGCCCTGCAAGAACGCTTCCCGCACGCCGTCCACCTGGAATGGCAGCCCGCCGGTGGGCGGGCCACCGCGGAACTGCGCTACTCCGAGGCGGTGCGCGGCCGCGACGACCCGGCGGTGGCCGAGGGCTTCGTCGCCGACTGCCGAGGCTCCGAACCCACCGACGGCGAACGTGCGCTGCTGGCCGAAGCCCTGCACGCCGTGCAGATCGCCGAGGTGCGCGAATGA
- a CDS encoding DNA recombination protein RmuC, with protein sequence MGTGVLTAVMIVLMLLFAGALLLIWRLYTDSARRADEALRMVETERARTVEQQAALRRYEVAFASITGRGELGEQVLVETAKSLGLREGVHFSVQTDLAGGGAARPDLVLTVGGGRQVPVDAKASLAVWAEAMETNDPQERGEALRVHVRNIRSRAAELAGKGYQRWADAIYGTIMFVPSDAAVVTALDTDPSLLSWLLDKRVFLCGPTSFAVLASAALFAATERTIAEDIEQVRSQAVRAQRAASGAVEAVNLSSTHLQRFVSARRRELDALESFRGAVQPLAESAGGSASIGSVRREEEGLVGEVSEN encoded by the coding sequence ATGGGTACCGGCGTGCTGACCGCCGTCATGATCGTGCTGATGCTGCTGTTCGCGGGGGCGCTGCTGCTGATCTGGCGGCTCTACACCGACTCCGCGCGCCGCGCCGACGAAGCGCTGCGCATGGTCGAGACCGAACGCGCCCGCACCGTCGAGCAGCAGGCCGCGCTGCGTCGCTACGAGGTGGCGTTCGCGTCGATCACCGGCCGCGGCGAGCTCGGTGAGCAGGTGCTCGTCGAAACGGCGAAGTCGCTCGGGCTACGCGAAGGCGTGCACTTCAGCGTGCAGACCGACCTGGCCGGAGGCGGCGCCGCCCGGCCGGACCTGGTGCTCACCGTCGGCGGCGGCAGGCAGGTCCCGGTGGACGCGAAAGCCAGCCTCGCGGTGTGGGCGGAGGCGATGGAGACCAACGATCCGCAGGAGCGCGGCGAGGCGTTGCGGGTGCACGTGCGCAACATCCGCTCCCGCGCGGCGGAACTGGCGGGCAAGGGCTACCAGCGCTGGGCGGACGCGATCTACGGCACGATCATGTTCGTGCCTTCCGACGCGGCCGTGGTGACCGCGCTGGACACCGATCCGAGCCTGCTGTCCTGGCTGCTCGACAAGCGCGTTTTCCTGTGCGGCCCAACGAGTTTCGCGGTGCTCGCCTCGGCAGCGCTGTTCGCGGCGACCGAACGCACCATCGCCGAGGACATCGAGCAGGTGCGTTCGCAGGCGGTCCGCGCGCAGCGGGCGGCCTCGGGCGCGGTGGAGGCGGTGAACCTCTCCAGCACGCACCTGCAGCGGTTCGTCTCGGCCCGCCGCCGGGAACTGGACGCGCTGGAATCGTTCCGCGGCGCCGTGCAGCCGCTGGCCGAGAGCGCGGGCGGCTCGGCCTCCATCGGCTCCGTCCGGCGGGAGGAGGAAGGGCTGGTCGGGGAGGTCTCGGAGAACTGA
- the ychF gene encoding redox-regulated ATPase YchF has product MSLTLGIVGLPNVGKSTLFNALTSNDALAANYPFATIEPNVGVVPLPDSRLAKLAELYNSEKLVPATVSFVDIAGIVKGASEGQGLGNKFLANIREADAICQVIRVFDDPDVVHVDGNVDPSSDIETINTELILADLQTLDKALPRLEKEARTNKEKRPALEAANEAKAILDAGTTLFSANKADVPELRELNLLTTKPFLYVFNADEGVLSDDARKQELRDLVAPGDAVFLDAKVESELIELDEESARELLESVGQLEPGLHALARAGFHTLGLQSYLTAGPKEARAWTIPQGATAPQAAGVIHTDFERGFIKAEIVSFADLVEAGSMNAARSAGKVRMEGKDYIMSDGDVVEFRFNV; this is encoded by the coding sequence GTGAGCCTCACCCTCGGAATCGTCGGGCTGCCCAACGTCGGCAAGTCCACCTTGTTCAACGCGCTGACCAGCAACGACGCGCTCGCGGCGAACTACCCGTTCGCCACCATCGAGCCGAACGTGGGTGTGGTGCCGTTGCCCGATTCCCGGTTGGCCAAGCTCGCCGAGCTGTACAACTCGGAGAAGCTGGTCCCGGCCACCGTCTCGTTCGTCGACATCGCGGGCATCGTCAAAGGTGCGTCCGAAGGCCAGGGCCTCGGCAACAAGTTCCTCGCGAACATCCGTGAGGCCGACGCGATCTGCCAGGTCATCCGCGTGTTCGACGACCCGGACGTGGTGCACGTCGACGGCAACGTCGACCCGTCCAGCGACATCGAGACGATCAACACCGAGCTGATCCTCGCCGACCTGCAGACCCTGGACAAGGCGCTGCCGCGGCTGGAGAAGGAAGCCCGGACGAACAAGGAGAAGCGCCCGGCGCTGGAAGCCGCCAACGAGGCGAAGGCCATCCTCGACGCGGGCACCACGCTGTTCAGCGCGAACAAGGCCGACGTGCCGGAGCTGCGCGAGCTGAACCTGCTCACCACCAAGCCGTTCCTGTACGTGTTCAACGCGGACGAAGGCGTGCTCTCCGACGACGCCCGCAAGCAGGAACTGCGGGACCTGGTCGCGCCGGGCGACGCCGTCTTCCTGGACGCCAAGGTCGAATCCGAGCTCATCGAGCTCGACGAGGAATCGGCCCGCGAACTGCTGGAATCGGTCGGCCAGCTGGAGCCGGGCCTGCACGCGCTGGCTCGCGCCGGGTTCCACACCCTCGGCCTGCAGAGCTACCTCACCGCAGGGCCGAAGGAGGCCCGCGCCTGGACGATCCCGCAGGGCGCCACCGCCCCGCAGGCGGCAGGCGTGATCCACACGGACTTCGAGCGCGGCTTCATCAAGGCCGAGATCGTGTCCTTCGCCGACCTCGTCGAGGCGGGCTCCATGAACGCCGCCCGCTCCGCGGGAAAGGTCCGCATGGAGGGCAAGGACTACATCATGTCCGACGGCGACGTGGTGGAGTTCCGCTTCAACGTGTAG
- a CDS encoding SDR family NAD(P)-dependent oxidoreductase, which translates to MAQPHEPLPDLAGRTIVVTGTTSGLGLALSGALAKAGARVLMTVRDAERGAAAVEQVRAGLDGRGSAEAVMLDLADLASVRTAAADIRERTGDRVDVLINNAAVSLGPHERTRDGFELQIGTNHLGPAALTWLLMPALRAAGGSELPARVVTTSSLGHRTGGLDLSDPHWDRRRYSPTLAYGASKLANLLFAAELDRRLRLTGEPVLSVAAHPGLTVSELLNNSLTRGGTWRARLLLIPERLLSQPVSAGVAPQLLAATGPVRGGDYTGPTGPFETRGPAGPARRSTAARDPELARELWEFTAAATGVAPDPAE; encoded by the coding sequence ATGGCACAGCCGCACGAACCCCTCCCCGACCTCGCGGGCCGCACCATCGTGGTCACCGGCACTACGTCCGGTCTGGGCCTCGCCCTGTCCGGTGCGCTGGCCAAGGCCGGTGCCCGCGTGCTGATGACCGTTCGAGACGCCGAACGCGGCGCGGCGGCCGTCGAACAGGTGCGGGCCGGACTCGACGGCCGGGGCTCGGCCGAGGCCGTCATGCTCGATCTGGCCGATCTCGCCTCGGTCCGCACCGCCGCCGCGGACATCCGGGAACGCACCGGCGACCGGGTCGACGTGCTGATCAACAACGCCGCCGTGTCGCTGGGTCCGCATGAGCGAACCCGCGACGGGTTCGAGCTGCAGATCGGGACCAACCACCTCGGCCCGGCCGCGCTGACCTGGCTGCTGATGCCGGCGCTGCGGGCAGCGGGCGGCTCCGAGCTGCCCGCTCGGGTCGTGACGACATCAAGCCTCGGACACCGCACCGGTGGACTCGATCTCAGCGACCCGCACTGGGATCGCCGACGCTATTCACCCACGCTCGCCTACGGGGCCTCGAAACTCGCGAACCTGTTGTTCGCCGCGGAGCTCGATCGGCGGTTGCGCCTGACCGGGGAACCGGTGCTGTCGGTCGCCGCCCATCCGGGACTGACGGTGTCGGAACTGCTGAACAACAGCCTCACCCGCGGCGGAACCTGGCGTGCTCGCCTGCTCCTGATCCCGGAACGGCTCCTCTCCCAGCCGGTCTCCGCGGGGGTCGCGCCCCAGCTCCTCGCCGCCACCGGGCCGGTGCGCGGCGGCGACTACACGGGACCGACCGGGCCGTTCGAGACGCGCGGCCCCGCCGGACCCGCCCGCCGCTCAACGGCCGCGCGGGACCCGGAGCTCGCCCGCGAGTTGTGGGAGTTCACGGCCGCCGCAACCGGCGTCGCACCGGACCCCGCCGAATAG